One genomic window of Medicago truncatula cultivar Jemalong A17 chromosome 1, MtrunA17r5.0-ANR, whole genome shotgun sequence includes the following:
- the LOC11418879 gene encoding uncharacterized protein At1g28695, with amino-acid sequence MMDNHRQTLGNFAMVALLFLGFIFIYHWSFIYFSTQLLLFQHEPLCQQQSNKSTNINESYRDGLDKALAKASMRNYKTVIIAIINKAYVEQDVKGDAITMFDLFLSSFWLGEGTRSLIDNLLIVAVDQTAYDRCQFLRLNCYKLETDGVDFGGEKLFMSKDFINMMWRRTFFLLEVLKRGYNFIFTDTDVMWLRNPFEKLSNNETEDLQISTDLYLDDPWSEKHRINTGFYFVRSNNKTISLFETWYGKKDNSTGKKEQDVLLDLIRHGIIGHLGLKVRFLDTLYFSGFCQDSKDFRAVTTVHANCCRSITAKVADLKAALHDWKKFRRLEVNYTMDMNWTSHQWCVKSWIRHSRRTSHV; translated from the exons atgatggatAATCATAGGCAAACACTTGGGAATTTTGCAATGGTAGCATTACTCTTTCTtggttttattttcatttaccATTGGTCTTTCATATATTTCTCCACCCAATTACTTCTATTTCAACATGAACCACTCTGCCAGCAGCAATCAAACAAG AGCACCAATATTAATGAATCATACAGAGATGGTCTTGACAAAGCTTTAGCCAAAGCTTCAATGAGAAATTACAAAACGGTGATAATTGCTATAATAAATAAAGCTTATGTAGAACAAGATGTAAAGGGTGATGCCATCACCATGTTTGATCTATTTTTAAGCAGCTTTTGGCTTGGAGAAGGAACAAGATCTTTGATTGATAACCTTCTCATTGTAGCTGTTGATCAAACGGCCTATGATCGATGCCAATTTCTAAGGTTGAATTGCTATAAATTGGAGACAGATGGTGTTGATTTTGGTGGGGAAAAACTCTTCATGTCTAAAGATTTTATCAATATGATGTGGAGAAGGACTTTTTTCCTTTTGGAAGTTCTAAAACGTGGCTACAACTTCATTTTTACG GACACTGATGTAATGTGGTTACGAAATCCATTTGAAAAGTTGAGCAACAATGAAACTGAAGACCTTCAAATCAGCACAGATTTATATCTTGATGATCCTTGGTCAGAAAAACACAGAATCAATACCGGATTTTACTTTGTAAGGTCCAATAACAAGACCATATCTTTGTTTGAAACATGGTATGGAAAGAAAGACAATTCCACAGGAAAAAAAGAGCAAGATGTTCTTCTTGACCTCATTAGACATGGTATAATTGGACACTTGGGACTCAAGGTTAGGTTCTTGGATACTCTCTATTTTAGTGGTTTTTGTCAAGATAGTAAAGATTTTAGGGCAGTGACCACTGTTCATGCCAATTGTTGTCGAAGTATCACTGCAAAGGTGGCTGATTTAAAGGCAGCCCTACATGATTGGAAAAAATTTAGGAGGTTAGAGGTTAACTATACAATGGATATGAATTGGACAAGTCATCAGTGGTGTGTGAAGTCTTGGATACGACATAGCAGAAGAACATCACATGTATga